The DNA sequence GGTCGGGAAGGCCCGTCGACGCCGCGGCGATGAGCGTCACCTGCGCGCCGCGCTGCGCGGCCAGCCGGGCCAGCGCGTAGCCCTGCTTGCCGGAGCTGCGGTTGCCCAGGAAGCGCACCGGGTCCAGCGGTTCACGGGTGCCCCCCGCGGTGACCACCATGCGCACCCCCTCGAGGTCGCGGGGCATCGCGTCGGGGCGTTCGAGGAGGAGATCAGCGAGCATGCAGATCTCGCCGGGGTCCGGGAGGCGTCCCGCCCCGGAATCCGCGCCGGTGAGCCGTCCCGAGGCCGGTTCGACGACGACGGCGCCGCGGGAACGCAGCGTCGCCGCGTTCTCGACGGTGGCCGGGTGCTCCCACATCTCGGTGTGCATGGCCGGCACGAACATGACGGGGCAGCGCGCGGTGAGCAGGGTGGCGGTGAGCAGGTCGTCCGCACGGCCGTGCGCGGCCCGGGCCATCAGGTCGGCCGTCGCCGGCGCGATCACGACCAGGTCGGCCTCCTGGCCCAGGCGCACGTGCGGCACCGCCGGCACGTCGGCGAAGACTCCGGTGTGCACCGGATTGCCCGACAGCGCCTCGAAGGTGGCGGAGCCGACGAACGCCAGCGCCGCCTCGGTGGGCACCACGTGCACGGTGTGCCCGGCCTCGGTGAAGTGCCGGATCACCGAGCACGACTTGTAGGCGGCGATGCCGCCGCCCACCCCGACGACGATGCGCCGGGGTGCCGCGGACGGGCCGCTCACTCGCCTTCGGTGTGCTCGAGGAGATCCGCGTGGATCTCCCGCATGGCGATCGACAGCGGCTTCTCCTGCAGGCCCGGCTCGACGAGCGGGCCGACGTACTCGAGGATGCCCTCGCTGAGCTGGTTGTAGTAATCGTTGATCTGGCGCGCCCGCTTGGCGGCGTAGATCACCAGCGCGTACTTCGACGACACGCGCTCGAGAAGCTCGTCGATGGGCGGATTGGTGATGCCCAGCGGGGTGTCGTACGGCCGCACGGCCTCGGCCACCGCGGATTCGCCTGCATCGACCTTGCTGCTCACTCGCATTTCTCCTGACATCACTGCCTGACAACCCTGTTGCGGCGGTGGTTGTGATTGTGAAGGGGGATCATCCCTGCCCGGGACCGATCATCAATGATACCAACTCGTCCACGGCGTGGTCGACGCTGTCGTTGACGACGACGTGGTCGAACTCGTCCTGCGCCGCCAGCTCGGTCCGGGCGGTCTCCAGCCGACGGGCCACCACGGACGGATCCTCCGTGCCGCGCCCCGTGAGGCGGGTCACCAGGTCATCCCAGCTCGGCGGCGCGAGGAACACGAAGCAGGCGTCCGGCCGGGCGGCGCGCACCTGTCGCACGCCGGCGAGGTCGACCTCGAGCAGCACCGGGTGTCCCTGGGCGAGAGCGTCGCCGATAGGAGCGGCCGGAGTCCCGGACCGTTGGAGGCCGCCGTGGATCTCCGCCCATTCGAGCAGCTCGCCCCCGTCGACCATGCGCTGGAAACCCTCGTCGCCGACGAAGTGGTAGTCGACGCCGTCGACCTCCCCCGGCCGGGGCGCGCGCGTGGTGGCCGAGACACTGAAGACCAGGTCCGGGACGCGCCGGCGGAGCTCCCGGACCACGGTGGACTTGCCCACGGCCGAGGGGCCGGCCAGTACCACCAGCCGGCCCCTCGGTCCGTCGTTCGGGCGCATCGGCACCGGATCGGTGCGTGCGTCCATGGGGATCACTCGAAGTCGAACTTGGCCAGCAGGGCCTTGCGCTGACGGTCGCCGAGGCCGCGCAGGCGGCGGGTGGGGGCGATCTCGAGCTCGGTCATGATCTCCTGCGCCTTGACCTTGCCCACCTTCGGCAGGGCCTCGAGCAGCGCGGAGACCTTCATCTTGCCGAGGATCTCGTCGGTCTCGGCGTCCTTGAGCACCTGCTTGAGGTCGGTGCCGCCGCGCTTGAGGCGCTCCTTGAGCTCAGCCCTGGCCTTGCGAGCGGCTGCCGCCTTCTCCAGAGCAGCA is a window from the Tomitella gaofuii genome containing:
- the rpoZ gene encoding DNA-directed RNA polymerase subunit omega, whose translation is MSSKVDAGESAVAEAVRPYDTPLGITNPPIDELLERVSSKYALVIYAAKRARQINDYYNQLSEGILEYVGPLVEPGLQEKPLSIAMREIHADLLEHTEGE
- the mihF gene encoding integration host factor, actinobacterial type; the protein is MALPQLTDEQRAAALEKAAAARKARAELKERLKRGGTDLKQVLKDAETDEILGKMKVSALLEALPKVGKVKAQEIMTELEIAPTRRLRGLGDRQRKALLAKFDFE
- the coaBC gene encoding bifunctional phosphopantothenoylcysteine decarboxylase/phosphopantothenate--cysteine ligase CoaBC, with product MSGPSAAPRRIVVGVGGGIAAYKSCSVIRHFTEAGHTVHVVPTEAALAFVGSATFEALSGNPVHTGVFADVPAVPHVRLGQEADLVVIAPATADLMARAAHGRADDLLTATLLTARCPVMFVPAMHTEMWEHPATVENAATLRSRGAVVVEPASGRLTGADSGAGRLPDPGEICMLADLLLERPDAMPRDLEGVRMVVTAGGTREPLDPVRFLGNRSSGKQGYALARLAAQRGAQVTLIAAASTGLPDPPAVRVERIGTAAELESAVDAAAAEAEVVIMAAAVADFRPAARADAKMKKGADSEPDAVPLTRNPDILRGLVARRGDGGLPAPRVIVGFAAETGDADGDALHHGRVKLARKGCDLLVVNTVGDDRTFGLDSNDGWLLAADGAERAIEHGSKSLMSSRILDAVTALLGDGHCRR
- the gmk gene encoding guanylate kinase; this translates as MDARTDPVPMRPNDGPRGRLVVLAGPSAVGKSTVVRELRRRVPDLVFSVSATTRAPRPGEVDGVDYHFVGDEGFQRMVDGGELLEWAEIHGGLQRSGTPAAPIGDALAQGHPVLLEVDLAGVRQVRAARPDACFVFLAPPSWDDLVTRLTGRGTEDPSVVARRLETARTELAAQDEFDHVVVNDSVDHAVDELVSLMIGPGQG